The following are from one region of the Shinella sp. PSBB067 genome:
- the pcaF gene encoding 3-oxoadipyl-CoA thiolase: MSEAFICDAVRTPIGRYGGLLSSVRADDLAAVPLAGLMARNPGVDWSKVDDLIYGCANQAGEDNRNVGRMAVLLSGLPVSVPATTVNRLCGSGMDAVGMAARAIRAGDCDFVIAGGVESMSRAPFVMPKAESSFSRANAVYDTTIGWRFVNPKMKKAFGVDTMPETADNVAADFAVSREDQDAFAARSQARWAAAHEAGVFADEIVPVHVPQKKGDPLVVDRDEHPRPGTTAEQLAKLKGVNGPDLSVTAGNASGVNDGAAALLIASEAAAKAQGLTPKARIVAMAAAGVEPRIMGVGPAPAARRVLERAGLSLGQMDVIELNEAFASQALAVLRDLGLPDDAPHVNPNGGAIAIGHPLGMSGARLVTTAAYQLHRQGGRYALCTMCIGVGQGIAIILERV; encoded by the coding sequence GTGTCCGAAGCCTTCATCTGCGATGCCGTTCGTACGCCCATAGGCCGTTATGGCGGGCTGCTGTCGTCGGTGCGTGCCGACGATCTTGCCGCCGTGCCGCTTGCCGGCCTGATGGCGCGCAATCCCGGCGTCGACTGGTCGAAGGTGGACGACCTGATCTATGGCTGCGCCAACCAGGCGGGCGAGGACAATCGCAATGTCGGCCGCATGGCCGTTCTGCTTTCCGGCCTTCCCGTTTCCGTTCCCGCCACCACCGTCAACCGCCTCTGCGGCTCCGGCATGGATGCCGTGGGCATGGCGGCGCGTGCCATCCGTGCCGGCGACTGCGATTTCGTCATCGCCGGTGGCGTCGAGAGCATGAGCCGCGCGCCCTTCGTCATGCCGAAGGCCGAAAGCTCCTTCTCCCGCGCCAACGCCGTCTACGACACGACCATCGGCTGGCGCTTCGTCAACCCGAAGATGAAAAAGGCCTTCGGCGTCGATACGATGCCGGAGACGGCCGACAATGTCGCCGCCGACTTCGCCGTCAGCCGTGAGGACCAGGACGCGTTCGCCGCGCGCAGCCAGGCCCGCTGGGCCGCCGCGCACGAGGCCGGCGTCTTTGCGGACGAGATCGTGCCCGTCCATGTGCCGCAGAAGAAGGGCGATCCGCTGGTCGTCGACCGCGACGAGCATCCGCGCCCCGGCACGACGGCCGAGCAGCTTGCCAAGCTCAAGGGCGTCAACGGCCCCGACCTTTCCGTCACCGCCGGCAATGCCTCGGGCGTCAACGACGGCGCGGCCGCGCTTCTCATCGCCAGCGAGGCGGCCGCGAAGGCGCAGGGCCTGACGCCGAAGGCGCGCATCGTCGCCATGGCGGCGGCGGGCGTCGAGCCGCGCATCATGGGCGTCGGCCCCGCGCCGGCCGCGCGCCGCGTGCTGGAGCGCGCCGGCCTGTCGCTCGGCCAGATGGACGTCATCGAACTCAACGAGGCCTTCGCCTCACAGGCGCTCGCGGTTCTGCGCGACCTCGGCCTGCCGGACGACGCGCCGCATGTGAACCCGAACGGCGGCGCCATCGCCATCGGCCATCCGCTCGGCATGAGCGGCGCGCGGCTCGTCACCACGGCCGCCTACCAGCTCCACCGCCAGGGCGGACGCTATGCCCTCTGCACCATGTGCATCGGCGTCGGCCAGGGCATCGCCATCATTCTCGAGCGCGTCTGA
- a CDS encoding ABC transporter permease: MTDAVVSPAPERDVKGRSLFQLALLRFRRNRPAMAGSVMLVLIACFSFLGPFFISHSYDQVFSSYVTTPPSLEPRPGADALEEAMKSVAGRARVELQSFSVEGETFTAVVTAKDPIDPRTTRYFDRANEFDRTAVVSTDDDGRKLTLTGIVDREYFLFGTDTNGRDLMARVMLGGQISIAVGLLASLVSLGIGVVYGAISGYMGGRVDNVMMRFVEILYSLPFVFLVVVLVVFFGRSFVLIFIVIGAVEWLDMARIVRGQTLSLKRREFIGAAEALGLTDWQIIRRHVIPNTIGPVVIFVTVIVPKVILLESFLSFLGLGVQAPLTSWGSLIAEGANNIQSAPWLLVFPAIFFVVTLFSLNFVGDGLRDAFDPKDR; encoded by the coding sequence ATGACTGACGCCGTCGTCTCCCCCGCGCCCGAGCGCGACGTCAAAGGGCGTAGCCTCTTCCAGCTCGCGCTTCTGCGCTTCCGCCGCAACCGGCCGGCCATGGCGGGCAGCGTCATGCTGGTGCTGATCGCCTGCTTCTCCTTCCTCGGCCCGTTCTTCATCAGCCACAGCTACGACCAGGTCTTCTCCTCCTATGTCACGACGCCGCCGAGCCTCGAGCCGCGGCCGGGCGCCGATGCGCTGGAGGAGGCGATGAAGAGCGTGGCGGGGCGGGCGCGCGTCGAGCTCCAGTCCTTCTCCGTCGAGGGCGAGACCTTCACGGCGGTCGTGACGGCGAAGGACCCGATCGATCCGCGCACGACACGCTATTTCGACCGCGCCAACGAGTTCGACAGGACCGCGGTCGTCTCCACCGACGACGACGGCCGCAAGCTGACGCTGACCGGCATCGTCGACCGGGAATATTTCCTGTTCGGCACGGATACCAACGGGCGCGACCTCATGGCGCGCGTCATGCTCGGTGGGCAGATCTCTATTGCCGTCGGGCTTCTTGCCAGCCTCGTCTCGCTCGGCATCGGCGTCGTCTATGGCGCGATCTCCGGCTATATGGGCGGGCGCGTCGACAATGTGATGATGCGCTTCGTCGAAATCCTCTATTCGCTGCCCTTCGTCTTTCTCGTCGTGGTGCTCGTCGTCTTCTTCGGGCGCAGCTTCGTGCTGATCTTCATCGTCATCGGGGCGGTGGAATGGCTCGACATGGCCCGCATCGTGCGCGGCCAGACATTGTCCTTGAAACGGCGGGAATTCATCGGGGCGGCGGAAGCGCTCGGGCTGACGGACTGGCAGATCATCCGCCGGCATGTCATCCCCAACACCATCGGCCCGGTCGTCATCTTCGTAACGGTCATCGTGCCGAAGGTGATCCTGCTCGAAAGCTTCCTCTCCTTCCTCGGCCTCGGCGTGCAGGCGCCCCTGACGAGCTGGGGCTCGCTGATCGCGGAAGGCGCCAACAACATCCAGTCGGCGCCGTGGCTGCTCGTCTTCCCCGCCATCTTCTTCGTCGTCACGCTCTTCTCGCTGAACTTCGTCGGCGACGGCCTGCGCGACGCGTTCGATCCGAAGGACCGCTGA
- a CDS encoding ABC transporter ATP-binding protein, with product MAETRETMEPILAVRDLKVSFTTPDGDVDAVKGIDLDVRPGETLAVVGESGSGKSQTMMGIMGLLAANGRVSGSAKYRGREMVGLAPKALNEIRGAKITMIFQEPMTSLDPLYPVGRQIAEVIVHHRGGTRKQARPRVLELLKLVGIPDPERRIDSYPHEMSGGQRQRVMIAMALANEPDILIADEPTTALDVTIQAQILKLLRDLQKRFDMAIVLITHDLGIVRHFAERVVVMRRGEVVEQGATAAIFDAPKADYTRMLIEAEPSGRKAPPPDDAPIILEGRNVVVDYRIDGGFLKTKASTFRAVDNVTISLREGQTIGVVGESGSGKSTLGRALLRLISSEGAYRFGRTDISHLDRTGMRPLRRGMQLVFQDPYGSLSPRQTVGEIVTEGLYVHEPQLSRADRDRRAIAALKEVGLDPAARNRYPHEFSGGQRQRIAIARAMILKPQAVVLDEPTSALDRSVQGQVIELLRDLQSRHGLSYVFISHDLSVVRAMSDYVVVMKDGKIVEEGPTDAIFSAPREAYTKTLIGAAYNIGP from the coding sequence ATGGCAGAGACCAGAGAGACCATGGAACCGATCCTTGCCGTCCGGGACCTCAAGGTCTCCTTCACAACGCCGGACGGTGACGTCGACGCCGTCAAGGGCATCGACCTTGACGTCCGCCCCGGCGAAACGCTGGCGGTGGTGGGCGAATCCGGCTCCGGCAAGAGCCAGACCATGATGGGCATCATGGGCCTGCTCGCCGCGAACGGCCGCGTCTCGGGCTCCGCGAAATACCGCGGCCGGGAGATGGTCGGGCTTGCCCCGAAGGCGCTCAACGAGATTCGCGGCGCGAAGATCACCATGATCTTCCAGGAGCCGATGACCTCGCTCGATCCGCTCTATCCCGTCGGCAGGCAGATCGCCGAGGTGATCGTGCATCACCGCGGCGGCACGCGGAAGCAGGCGCGCCCGCGCGTTCTTGAATTGCTGAAGCTCGTCGGTATTCCCGACCCGGAACGCCGCATCGACAGCTACCCGCATGAAATGTCCGGCGGCCAGCGCCAGCGCGTCATGATCGCCATGGCGCTCGCCAACGAGCCGGATATCCTGATCGCCGACGAGCCGACGACGGCGCTCGACGTGACGATCCAGGCGCAGATCCTCAAACTCCTGCGCGACCTGCAGAAGCGCTTCGACATGGCGATCGTGCTCATCACGCACGACCTCGGCATCGTCCGGCATTTCGCCGAGCGCGTCGTCGTCATGCGGCGCGGGGAAGTGGTGGAGCAGGGCGCGACGGCGGCGATCTTCGACGCTCCGAAGGCCGACTATACCCGCATGCTGATCGAGGCCGAGCCTTCGGGCCGCAAGGCGCCGCCGCCGGACGATGCGCCGATCATCCTCGAAGGCCGCAACGTCGTGGTCGACTACAGGATCGACGGCGGGTTCCTCAAGACGAAGGCATCGACCTTCCGCGCCGTCGACAACGTCACGATCAGCCTGCGCGAGGGGCAGACCATCGGCGTGGTGGGCGAGTCCGGCTCCGGCAAGTCGACGCTGGGGCGGGCGCTGCTGCGGCTCATCTCCAGCGAGGGGGCCTATCGTTTCGGCAGGACGGACATTTCCCATCTCGACCGCACGGGCATGCGGCCGCTCCGGCGCGGCATGCAGCTCGTCTTCCAGGATCCCTACGGCTCGCTCTCGCCGCGCCAGACGGTGGGCGAGATCGTCACGGAGGGGCTCTACGTGCACGAACCCCAGCTTTCGCGGGCCGACCGCGACAGGCGGGCGATCGCGGCGCTGAAGGAGGTCGGGCTCGATCCCGCCGCGCGCAACCGCTATCCGCACGAATTCTCCGGCGGCCAGCGCCAGCGCATCGCGATTGCCCGGGCGATGATCCTCAAGCCGCAGGCGGTGGTGCTGGACGAGCCGACCTCCGCGCTCGACCGCTCCGTGCAGGGCCAGGTGATCGAGCTCCTGCGCGATCTCCAGTCACGCCACGGCCTTTCCTATGTCTTCATCAGCCACGATCTTTCGGTGGTGCGCGCCATGTCCGACTATGTCGTGGTGATGAAGGACGGGAAGATCGTCGAGGAAGGGCCGACGGATGCCATTTTCAGCGCGCCGCGGGAGGCCTATACCAAGACCCTGATCGGCGCGGCCTACAATATCGGGCCGTGA
- a CDS encoding EAL domain-containing protein, with translation MNDRTAPFSFRGLGYYVPAIVVAFAVLIAAVLVDGQKRRLEEEYLRSFTTEQLGLLRSRLQGNILGDIKLVQGLVAAFSTEPDMSPERFDTLSGRVFRDAAQLRNLAIAPDFVVSRVYPLKGNERSLGLDYRKNERQRAAAMQVQELDRLIVTGPVDLVQGGRGLIARYPIHTGSNDAFFGIASAVIDLDRLLAGSGFTDDMRIAASISSQPHDGGEAKSVFGSAATVDADPVVMTIDIGHEVWTMSAAPLNGWHQAPADLGLFRGGLALLAVIIVAPIFWVGYLMKDRHRHIRALQDREERLETVSQRLQLALDASQVGVWEYDTQTDALSWDARMRELYNVPPAQPICSYEDWRSALHPDDLEDAERVFADAVEREKPYITEFRVLRRDGGIRHIRAHGMTYRTASGAKRIVGANWDVTGDIRLHAELLQAKLTAEAQNRALEEARRVMEHNSLHDALTRLPNRRFLDQRLALAGDDGSPLTLLHIDLDRFKDINDTLGHAAGDAVLKQAAGVLRAHVPPEDFIARIGGDEFVLLSRRDPAEADFPALSARLIEAISEPMAIRGHDCRIGASIGIATRNDAEESAEQLLVNADLALYEAKRRGRNRVEAFNDELRLRTVEVKRLGDDILRGLEQREFRPFFQPQFDAETLEIVGVEALARWEHPTRGFIPPDMFLPVAESLNVVAQIDEAILEQALFQTIRWEAQGLDIPRVSVNVSCQRLHDEGLIEKLKAMNIRPGSLTFELLESISFDTADDGLKRAIDQIKALGIDIEIDDFGSGHASIVSLLELSPKRLKIDRRLIQPLLESTAQQSLVHSIIDIGKVRGIETVAEGVETMAHAELLRRLGCQVLQGYAFARPMAGEDFLAFAKRRAWMPSAGLSPAGAR, from the coding sequence ATGAACGACCGGACTGCGCCATTTTCCTTCCGAGGACTGGGATATTACGTCCCCGCCATCGTGGTCGCGTTCGCCGTCCTGATCGCCGCCGTCCTCGTCGACGGCCAGAAGCGCCGGCTGGAGGAGGAGTATCTGCGCTCCTTCACGACGGAGCAGCTCGGCCTCCTGCGCTCGCGCCTGCAAGGCAACATCCTCGGTGACATCAAGCTGGTCCAGGGCCTCGTCGCGGCCTTCTCGACCGAGCCGGACATGTCGCCGGAGCGTTTCGACACCCTGTCCGGCCGCGTCTTCCGCGATGCTGCCCAGTTGCGCAATCTCGCCATCGCACCGGATTTCGTCGTCTCCCGTGTCTATCCGCTGAAGGGCAACGAGCGCAGCCTCGGGCTCGACTATCGCAAGAACGAACGCCAGCGCGCGGCCGCCATGCAGGTGCAGGAACTCGACCGCCTGATCGTCACCGGCCCGGTCGATCTCGTGCAGGGCGGACGCGGCCTGATCGCGCGCTACCCGATCCACACCGGCAGCAACGACGCCTTCTTCGGCATCGCCTCCGCCGTGATCGACCTCGACAGGCTGCTCGCCGGCAGCGGCTTCACGGACGACATGCGCATTGCCGCCTCGATCTCCAGCCAGCCGCATGACGGCGGCGAGGCGAAAAGCGTCTTCGGCAGTGCTGCTACGGTCGATGCCGATCCGGTCGTGATGACCATCGACATCGGCCACGAGGTCTGGACCATGTCGGCGGCCCCGCTGAACGGCTGGCATCAGGCGCCCGCCGATCTCGGCCTCTTCCGCGGCGGCCTCGCGCTGCTCGCCGTCATCATCGTCGCGCCCATCTTCTGGGTCGGCTACCTGATGAAGGACCGGCATCGCCATATCCGTGCCCTGCAGGACCGCGAGGAACGGCTGGAGACCGTCTCGCAGCGCCTCCAGCTCGCCCTGGACGCCTCGCAGGTCGGCGTCTGGGAATACGATACGCAGACCGATGCCCTCTCCTGGGACGCGCGCATGCGCGAGCTCTACAACGTGCCGCCGGCCCAGCCGATCTGCAGCTACGAGGACTGGCGCTCGGCGCTTCATCCCGATGACCTTGAGGATGCCGAACGCGTCTTCGCAGACGCCGTCGAGAGGGAAAAGCCCTATATCACCGAGTTCCGCGTGCTGCGGCGCGACGGCGGGATCCGTCATATCCGGGCGCACGGCATGACCTACCGCACCGCCTCCGGCGCCAAACGCATCGTCGGCGCCAACTGGGACGTGACCGGGGACATCCGGCTGCACGCCGAGTTGCTGCAGGCCAAGCTGACGGCCGAGGCGCAGAACCGGGCGCTCGAGGAGGCCCGCCGCGTCATGGAGCACAATTCGCTGCACGACGCATTGACCCGCCTGCCGAACCGCCGCTTCCTCGACCAGCGGCTCGCCCTTGCCGGCGACGACGGTTCCCCGCTGACGCTGCTGCACATCGACCTCGACCGCTTCAAGGACATCAACGACACGCTCGGCCATGCCGCCGGCGACGCGGTGCTGAAGCAGGCGGCCGGCGTGCTGCGCGCCCATGTGCCGCCCGAGGATTTCATCGCCCGCATCGGCGGCGACGAGTTCGTGCTGCTGTCGCGCCGCGACCCGGCAGAGGCCGACTTCCCTGCCCTTTCCGCACGCCTCATCGAGGCGATCAGCGAGCCGATGGCGATCCGGGGTCACGACTGTCGCATCGGCGCGAGCATCGGCATCGCCACGCGCAACGATGCCGAGGAATCGGCCGAGCAGCTCCTCGTCAACGCCGACCTCGCGCTCTACGAGGCCAAGCGCCGCGGCCGCAATCGCGTCGAGGCCTTCAACGACGAATTGCGCCTGCGCACCGTCGAGGTGAAGCGCCTTGGCGACGACATCCTGCGCGGCCTGGAGCAGCGCGAGTTCCGTCCCTTCTTCCAGCCGCAGTTCGACGCCGAGACGCTGGAGATCGTCGGCGTCGAGGCCCTCGCCCGCTGGGAGCACCCGACGCGCGGCTTCATCCCGCCCGACATGTTCCTGCCGGTCGCCGAAAGCCTCAACGTCGTGGCGCAGATCGACGAGGCGATCCTCGAGCAGGCGCTCTTCCAGACCATCCGTTGGGAGGCCCAGGGCCTCGACATCCCGCGCGTCTCGGTCAACGTCTCCTGCCAGCGCCTGCACGACGAGGGCCTGATCGAGAAGCTGAAGGCGATGAACATCCGCCCCGGCTCGCTCACCTTCGAGCTGCTGGAATCGATCTCCTTCGACACGGCGGACGATGGGCTGAAGCGGGCGATCGACCAGATCAAGGCGCTCGGCATCGATATCGAGATCGACGATTTCGGCAGCGGCCACGCCTCCATCGTCAGCCTCCTGGAACTCTCGCCCAAGCGGCTGAAGATCGACCGCCGGCTGATCCAGCCGCTGCTGGAATCGACCGCCCAGCAAAGCCTCGTCCATTCCATCATCGACATCGGCAAGGTGCGCGGCATCGAGACCGTCGCCGAAGGGGTCGAGACGATGGCGCACGCCGAGCTGCTGCGCCGTCTCGGCTGCCAGGTCCTGCAGGGCTACGCCTTCGCGCGCCCGATGGCCGGCGAGGATTTCCTCGCCTTCGCCAAGAGGCGCGCCTGGATGCCGTCGGCGGGCCTCAGCCCGGCAGGAGCGCGCTGA
- the paaX gene encoding phenylacetic acid degradation operon negative regulatory protein PaaX has protein sequence MPDDSQRAESAFGALLRAILAESPLKAAGFIVTIYGDVVEPRGDVVWTGNLIETCAAVGISETLVRTAVSRLVAAGQLCGEREGRRSFYRLAAPARAEFAAAARLLFGPPEAADWHFVHLTGAAPDEALQVLERAGHARLGPRLAVGARSLPPLRQPAVVFKAEVLSGERDLGAFAADHWNLAQHADAYRAFLGRFGPLAGLLEGTNRLSAAESLVARLVLVHQYRLVVLRDPRLPQAALPADWPGEAARRLFTGLYIRLSPEADRHVARNFVTADGPLPEASEATLRRLALLREAV, from the coding sequence TTGCCTGATGACAGTCAGAGGGCGGAAAGCGCGTTCGGGGCGCTCCTGCGGGCGATCCTTGCGGAAAGCCCGCTGAAGGCGGCCGGCTTCATCGTCACGATCTACGGCGACGTGGTGGAGCCGCGGGGCGATGTCGTGTGGACGGGCAACCTCATCGAGACCTGCGCCGCCGTCGGCATCAGCGAGACGCTGGTGCGCACCGCCGTCTCGCGCCTCGTCGCCGCGGGGCAGCTCTGCGGCGAGCGGGAAGGGCGGCGCAGCTTCTATCGCCTTGCAGCGCCGGCCCGCGCGGAATTCGCCGCCGCCGCCCGCCTGCTCTTCGGCCCGCCCGAGGCGGCGGACTGGCATTTCGTGCATCTGACCGGCGCGGCGCCCGACGAGGCGCTGCAGGTGCTCGAACGGGCCGGCCATGCCCGGCTCGGCCCGCGGCTTGCGGTCGGCGCGCGGTCCTTGCCGCCGCTGCGGCAGCCGGCCGTGGTGTTCAAGGCGGAGGTGCTGAGCGGCGAGCGGGACCTTGGAGCCTTCGCCGCGGACCACTGGAACCTTGCCCAGCATGCCGATGCCTATCGCGCTTTCCTCGGGCGGTTCGGCCCGCTTGCCGGCCTGCTTGAGGGTACGAACCGGCTCAGCGCGGCCGAAAGCCTCGTCGCCCGGCTCGTGCTCGTGCACCAGTATCGCCTCGTCGTGCTGCGCGATCCGCGCCTGCCGCAGGCCGCGCTTCCGGCGGACTGGCCGGGCGAGGCGGCCCGCCGGCTCTTCACCGGTCTCTATATCCGTCTCTCCCCGGAAGCCGACCGGCATGTCGCGCGCAATTTCGTGACCGCGGACGGCCCGCTGCCGGAGGCGAGCGAGGCGACGCTGCGTCGTCTTGCGCTGTTGCGCGAGGCGGTCTGA
- the paaC gene encoding 1,2-phenylacetyl-CoA epoxidase subunit PaaC — MATAALDPAARQAALYESLLRIGDNALILGHRVSEWCGHSPVLEEDIALANTALDLIGQTQLWLGLAGEVEGKGRSADDIAYLRDGYAFRNLLLVERPNGDFGKTLMRQFLFDAWHYLLLKALKGSSDARIAEIAEKAFKEVSYHLDRSRDLVIRLGDGTAESHRRMQAALDDLWPFTGEMFMSDAMDGELVEAGIIPAPQSLKAGWDEIVAEALAEGTLKKPADGYMHKGGRRGVHTEHLGYILSELQFLQRAYPGATW, encoded by the coding sequence ATGGCGACCGCGGCGCTCGATCCGGCGGCCCGTCAGGCCGCGCTCTACGAATCCCTGCTGCGCATCGGCGACAATGCGCTGATCCTCGGCCATCGCGTCTCCGAATGGTGCGGTCATTCGCCTGTTCTGGAAGAGGATATCGCGCTTGCCAATACCGCGCTCGACCTGATCGGCCAGACCCAGCTCTGGCTCGGCCTTGCCGGCGAGGTGGAAGGCAAGGGCCGTTCGGCCGATGACATCGCCTATCTGCGCGACGGCTACGCGTTCCGCAATCTCCTTCTGGTCGAGCGCCCGAACGGCGATTTCGGCAAGACTCTGATGCGCCAGTTCCTGTTCGACGCCTGGCACTACCTGCTGCTGAAGGCGCTGAAGGGCTCTTCGGATGCGCGCATCGCCGAGATCGCGGAAAAGGCCTTCAAGGAGGTCTCCTACCATCTCGACCGCAGCCGCGACCTCGTCATCCGCCTCGGCGACGGCACGGCGGAAAGCCATCGCCGCATGCAGGCGGCGCTGGACGATCTCTGGCCCTTCACCGGCGAGATGTTCATGAGCGACGCCATGGACGGAGAACTGGTCGAGGCCGGCATCATCCCGGCGCCGCAGAGCCTCAAGGCGGGCTGGGACGAGATCGTCGCCGAGGCGCTTGCCGAAGGCACGCTGAAGAAGCCGGCCGACGGCTACATGCACAAGGGCGGCCGGCGGGGCGTGCATACCGAGCATCTCGGTTACATCCTGTCCGAGTTGCAGTTCCTCCAGCGCGCCTATCCGGGCGCCACCTGGTAG
- a CDS encoding gluconeogenesis factor YvcK family protein, with protein sequence MAESRLPHIVLFSGGTACRSTNLALLSKPVRLTRIVPAWDSGGSSKVIRESLGVLAVGDIRQALMTMAHGEGRAGDVVKVCNARLTSGTQADACTEFALYAEGRHPLLERMEPGLRGAILNYLRTFRAAIGADFDFRNGSIGNFILTGAHLAHNRDINTAIFVFRKLCDITGHVWPSTTTDGVDLSAVLNDGTRVEGQHRVTALEEGAGRAGIREIALSAAGGAVPANDAVLESLESADAIVFGPGSFFTSVLPHFLVEGIVPAIARNVHARRVFIGNILQCRETRGLDLARMLDIAGALWRERGGAEARPFTHILANRQLLPFEKTVGAFAYLGNGALEETCMRLGAEAVIGEFEDAWQRGHHDGRAVADVVSALLPG encoded by the coding sequence ATGGCCGAGAGCCGCTTGCCGCATATCGTGCTCTTTTCGGGCGGCACCGCGTGCCGCTCGACCAACCTGGCGCTTCTGTCCAAGCCGGTGCGGCTGACCCGCATCGTGCCGGCCTGGGACAGCGGCGGCAGTTCCAAGGTGATCCGTGAAAGCCTTGGGGTGCTCGCCGTCGGCGATATCCGCCAGGCGCTGATGACCATGGCGCATGGCGAGGGCCGCGCGGGCGACGTGGTGAAGGTGTGCAATGCGCGCCTGACCAGCGGCACGCAGGCGGATGCCTGCACCGAGTTCGCGCTCTATGCCGAAGGCCGCCATCCGCTGCTGGAGCGCATGGAGCCGGGGCTGCGCGGCGCGATCCTCAATTACCTGCGCACCTTCCGCGCGGCGATCGGCGCGGACTTCGATTTCCGCAACGGCAGCATCGGCAACTTCATCCTCACCGGCGCGCATCTCGCGCATAACCGCGACATCAACACCGCCATCTTCGTCTTCCGCAAGCTCTGCGACATCACTGGCCATGTCTGGCCGTCCACGACCACGGACGGCGTCGATCTTTCCGCGGTGCTGAACGACGGCACGCGGGTGGAGGGGCAGCACCGGGTGACGGCGCTGGAGGAGGGGGCCGGCCGGGCGGGCATCCGCGAGATCGCGCTCTCGGCGGCGGGCGGCGCGGTGCCGGCCAATGACGCCGTGCTGGAAAGCCTTGAAAGCGCCGATGCCATCGTCTTCGGGCCGGGCAGCTTCTTCACCAGCGTCCTGCCGCATTTCCTCGTCGAGGGCATCGTGCCGGCGATCGCGCGGAACGTGCATGCCCGCCGCGTCTTCATCGGCAATATCCTGCAATGCCGGGAAACCCGCGGGCTCGATCTGGCACGCATGCTCGATATTGCCGGCGCGCTCTGGCGGGAGCGCGGCGGGGCGGAGGCGCGGCCGTTCACCCATATCCTCGCCAACCGCCAGCTCCTGCCCTTCGAAAAGACCGTCGGGGCCTTTGCCTATCTCGGCAACGGGGCGCTGGAGGAAACCTGCATGCGGCTCGGCGCGGAGGCCGTCATCGGCGAGTTCGAGGATGCCTGGCAGCGCGGCCATCACGACGGCCGGGCCGTCGCCGACGTCGTCAGCGCGCTCCTGCCGGGCTGA
- the paaB gene encoding 1,2-phenylacetyl-CoA epoxidase subunit PaaB, with protein sequence MSSEWPLWEVFIRGQHGLNHRHVGSLHAPDAEMAINNARDVYTRRNEGVSIWVVKSADITASAPSEKGPLFDPSNSKVYRHPTFFDIPDEVGHM encoded by the coding sequence ATGTCCAGCGAATGGCCGCTTTGGGAAGTCTTCATCCGGGGCCAGCACGGCCTCAACCATCGCCATGTCGGCAGCCTGCATGCGCCCGACGCCGAGATGGCGATCAACAATGCCCGCGACGTCTATACGCGCCGCAACGAGGGCGTCAGCATCTGGGTGGTGAAGTCCGCCGACATCACCGCCAGCGCGCCGTCCGAAAAGGGCCCGCTCTTCGACCCGTCGAATTCCAAGGTCTACCGTCACCCGACCTTCTTCGACATTCCCGATGAAGTGGGGCACATGTGA
- the paaA gene encoding 1,2-phenylacetyl-CoA epoxidase subunit PaaA: MYAQMVKTDAARVRSLDEMDPVERAFQERVDAGQKIEPKEWMPEGYRKTLIRQISQHAHSEIVGQLPEGNWITRAPTLERKAILLAKVQDEAGHGLYLYCAAETLGISRDEMYAQLHSGKAKYSSIFNYPTLTWADIGAIGWLVDGAAIMNQVPLQRCSYGPYSRAMIRICKEESFHQRQGFDILMKMVKGTPAQKAMVQDALNRWWWPSLMMFGPSDDASVHSAQSMAWKIKQNSNDELRQKFVDQTVPQAEYLGLTVPDPDLRWNEEKGGYDFGEPDWEEFFNVIAGNGPCNAERLDARKKAWDDGAWFRDGLTAHAEKAADRRAAAKIAAE, translated from the coding sequence ATGTATGCACAGATGGTGAAGACCGATGCCGCCCGCGTCCGGTCCCTCGACGAGATGGACCCCGTGGAGCGCGCCTTCCAGGAGCGCGTCGACGCCGGCCAGAAGATCGAGCCGAAGGAATGGATGCCGGAAGGCTACCGCAAGACGCTCATCCGCCAGATCAGCCAGCACGCCCATTCGGAGATCGTCGGCCAGCTTCCGGAGGGCAACTGGATCACCCGCGCGCCGACGCTGGAGCGCAAGGCCATCCTGCTCGCCAAGGTGCAGGACGAGGCGGGCCACGGCCTCTATCTCTATTGTGCCGCCGAAACGCTCGGCATCAGCCGCGACGAAATGTACGCGCAGCTCCATTCCGGCAAGGCGAAATACTCCTCGATCTTCAACTATCCGACGCTGACCTGGGCGGATATCGGCGCGATCGGCTGGCTGGTCGATGGCGCGGCCATCATGAACCAGGTGCCGCTGCAGCGCTGTTCCTACGGCCCGTATTCGCGGGCCATGATCCGCATCTGCAAGGAGGAGAGCTTCCACCAGCGCCAGGGCTTCGACATCCTGATGAAGATGGTGAAGGGCACGCCCGCGCAGAAGGCCATGGTGCAGGATGCGCTGAACCGCTGGTGGTGGCCGTCGCTGATGATGTTCGGCCCCTCGGACGATGCCTCCGTGCACTCGGCCCAGTCGATGGCCTGGAAGATCAAGCAGAATTCCAACGACGAGCTGCGCCAGAAGTTCGTCGACCAGACCGTGCCGCAGGCCGAATATCTCGGCCTCACCGTGCCGGACCCGGACCTCAGGTGGAACGAGGAAAAGGGCGGCTACGATTTCGGCGAGCCGGACTGGGAGGAGTTCTTCAACGTGATCGCCGGCAACGGGCCCTGCAATGCGGAGCGTCTCGACGCCCGCAAGAAGGCCTGGGACGACGGCGCCTGGTTCCGCGACGGGCTGACGGCCCATGCGGAAAAGGCAGCCGACCGCCGCGCCGCCGCCAAGATCGCCGCCGAATAA